The Anas acuta chromosome 9, bAnaAcu1.1, whole genome shotgun sequence sequence GCAGGGTTTGGGGACGTTGCGCTCGGGGACAGCCCCTAGAAGCCCTTCTCGATGCTGAGCGTGCGCCGGGTGACGTGCTCCATCTTCCCCGAGATGTACTCGGTCAGGCTGATCTGGTAGTTGGCCAGCATCTTCAGCATCAGCCGCAGGTTCAGCCACCACTGCTCCTGGGGCAGCCGGTGCCTACGAGGGGGGGACACGGCTCTCCAGCGGCCCCCGGGGACGGCAGCCCTCGCCACCAGCATCGGGAAGGTCCCCACGGACGGGGGACGGGGACTTACTCAAAATCCGTGACCTTCTTGAGCTCCGTCACGGGGCTGAAGGCCACCACCTTCTTCCTCAGCCCGATCACGCAGGCGGAGTCGGCCGAGTTGGCAAACACGCGCCCTGGGGGGGACGCGGCCGGCCGCGGTCACCTCGCCATGGGGACAGCGGCCGAGCTGCCCCGTGCCACCGGTGTCCCCCCGACCCTTGGCTCACCCTTGCGGTAGacctcctgcagcttctccGACATCCACAGCACGGCCTTCACCCCCAGCTTGGTCCCGTAGTTGCGGTCAAAGGGGGTCGGGGCCCCTCCCTGGGTGCAAAGAAACGCCGATGTCAAGCCCCCGCGGCACGTGGCACGGTGCTGGTGGCCCTCCTGACCCCGCAGTACCTGCTGGAGGTGGCCCAGGACGTTGATCCTGCAGTCGAAGATCCCTTTGCCCTCGGAGGAGTAGAGGTTGTAGAGGAACTCGGTGGTGTAGTGCTCGTGACACTTCTCgttgctgggggagcagagggaaggggttgggggggccGCTCCTTCACTTGGCGTCCCCAAGGTGCCCCTGCGCCCCGGGGGACCCCCGACTCACCGCAGCACCAGCCCTCTCTGGATGTCCGTCTTCATTTTGTCAGTCAAGTGCTCCACGTTGGCCTGCGAGACAAACCACCGGCACCTCCTACATCCCCCCCACGTCCCCCAGATCCCACCAGACCTCCTCCGGAGCCCGCCCCGTCCCCGTTTTCCTTCCATGTTTTCACCCCAGCGATGCTGTCaggagcccaggggctgctcaCCTTCAGGTCGTGGATGGTGAAGGGGTCTTCGTACACGTAGGCGGCGTCGGCGCCCACGGCGATGCCGGTGACGGTGGACAGGTACCCGCAGTAGCCGCCCATGGTCTCCACAATGAAGACGCGGCGCTTGGTGCCCGACGCTGACTGCTTGATGCGGTCGCAGCTCTGCACCGGGACAAAATTTGGGACGGGGTCACAAGGGTAAAGCCCGCTGGGGGCGAGTGGGGGACCCCTCGCCTCTGCCCCTCACCTCCATGGCTGCGTTGACGGCCGTGTCCGAGCCCAGGCTGAAGTCGGTGCCGGGCACGTTGTTGCTGATGGTGGCGGGGATGACGCACATGATGATGCACAGCTCCTCGTACTGCCCGCGGGCTtccaccagctgcagcaccccctCGTACGCCTGCCATGGGCACAGCCCTCAGCAGGGTCCCATCCCTCCTTGGTGTCCCCACGCAGAGGTGCAGGAGGTGCCACCTCCCTCCGGTGACACCGCGGGGCGCTTTTGgagccctgccctccccagcccgtGCCAAAGGCTCTCCCCGCACCTCGAAGCCCCCGATGACCAGCAGAGCCTGGATGTTGAATTTCCGCACGTTCTCCACGATCTTTTCCATGCAGGTCTTGGGCAGAGTGCTGCGGAGGGGAAGGGCGGCGGGGTGAGGACCATGAGGTCCTTGAGATGCCGGGTGACAGCGGTGCCCCCCCGGCGCTCACCACTTACCGCTTGGTGCCCAGCATGGAGCCGCCGCGCCCCAGCCAGCCCGCCACGTCGTGCCAGCCCACCTCACGGATCTGCAAGAAGCAGCGCCCgtttttggggctggggacagcacggCCACCCCTCTCACAAGCTCTTTGGGGTTTTCGGAGCCGGCGCGCTGACCTGTCCCTTGGCCAAGCCCTCGAAGCCGTCGTTCACCGCGTAGACGGTGTGGCCCTGGCAGATGCTGATGCGCACGGCCGAGCGGACGGCCGCGTTCATGCCGGCGGCGGGGGCACCCACGTTCAGGATGGCCAAGCTGAAGGGGCTCTGCGGGGACGGTGGTGGCACAATGGGGGCAGCAGCTTGGCCACTGCACGGGCCTGCCCCCCTCAAAAGAGGAGGTGATGATGGAGGGGACGTCCCGTCGCTCTCCCTTACCTTCTCCTGCGCTGGCTTCTGGTGTGCCAGCATCTTGTAGATGTTCCAGTTGTTTTCAAAGCTCCTGCGACGACAACGATGGCTCGAGTGGAGAGCCCTCATCCCAGCAGGACCCTctggggacacctcccagccccCTGTGGTGGCCACCACCCCGCTCCTCACCTCCCGCGGAGCTGGATCGCCTCATCAAACCTCTTCTCGTCCATGGCCTTCTGCACGTCCTTCGTCTTGGGGGAGAGATGAGCGCCGTGACGCCCGTGCCTGGGGTGATGGGAGCAGGACGACCCCAACGCCCACCCCAACCTTCCGGGGATGGGTGCCACCACCGGCTCCAcgcccccagggacccccagtGCCACCGTGTACTCACCACCTGGACGCACTCCATCAGGGGCAGCCGCACCGACTGGTTCCCCGACAGGCTCACCACGCAGGCGGGGGTGTCCGGGGTGGCCTCCAGCAGCGCCATCACCGCCTCCATCCCCATCTTGCTGCTCTGAAAAgggttttggggcagggggtgggggggacacccaTGGGGGCGTCACTCTGGGGCCACCCTTGCCGATGCCTGCACCTCGCTATGGGTGTGCGCGGTTAGGAATCAAGCAACGGGGCGTGCCTGATCATTTCCTATTTATGATCGGAAAGCcactgaattatttaaaagcGGTGATTTCACAGCAAATTAAGGCAAATGGGGCCATCACTCTGCCCAGCTGCGCCTGGGGGGAACTGTGTGAGCTCGATCCAAGCTGGCACATCCTTGAGATGGGGCAGGgtacccccaaatcccccttcTGCCATGCTCCCAGCCTTTTTCCAAGCCCTTTTCCCCTCCCGCAGcagcccccctccctgcccgggACCAACCAGCACGCGGTCGAAGGCTGAGGGCGTCCCCCCGCGCTGCACGTGGCCCAGGACGGTGACCCGAGTGTCAAAGCCCAGGCGCTGCACCACCAGCTGCGGAGCGGAGAGGCCGTCAGGCCGGGCAGGATTTAGCCACGGCCGGGGGGGCGGGTGGAGGTGCAGGGGGGGGCCTTACGTCCTTCACGTAGTTGGAGGTGATGGGCTTGCCGTTGCGGTCGATGGCGCCCTCGGCGATGATGATGATGTTGAGCCGCGACCCTCGGCTGCGCGTCTggcgtggggagggggaaggaaaaaaaaacacgtcGGCAAAATCAGCGTTATTTGGGTCCGTCCCTGCACCCAGCACCATTCCTGAGGTACCCGGTGGGGGTCGCAGGGGACGGGTCCCCTCTCACCTCCCCGAGCCTCTCGCACATCATGTCCTCCCAGCCGTCCTCCGGAGGGGATTCGGGGATGAAGAGCCAGTCGGCCCCCGAGGCCAGCCCGGACACCAGCGCCAGGTACCTGCGGGGAGTGGCGTTGGCACCCGCGTGTCCCCAGGGTCCCAAAACGCAGCAGTGGCGG is a genomic window containing:
- the PFKL gene encoding ATP-dependent 6-phosphofructokinase, liver type gives rise to the protein MAAAELERLRMAGAGMAIAVLTSGGDAQGMNAAVRAVTRMGIYVGAKVFLIYEGYEGLVEGGDNIKQATWLSVSNIIQLGGTVIGSARCKAFTTREGRLRAARNLVEHGITNLCVIGGDGSLTGADIFRAEWGGLLDELLRDGQISEEVAKANGRLNIVGLVGSIDNDFCGTDMTIGTDSALHRIMEVIDAITTTAQSHQRTFVLEVMGRHCGYLALVSGLASGADWLFIPESPPEDGWEDMMCERLGETRSRGSRLNIIIIAEGAIDRNGKPITSNYVKDLVVQRLGFDTRVTVLGHVQRGGTPSAFDRVLSSKMGMEAVMALLEATPDTPACVVSLSGNQSVRLPLMECVQVTKDVQKAMDEKRFDEAIQLRGRSFENNWNIYKMLAHQKPAQEKSPFSLAILNVGAPAAGMNAAVRSAVRISICQGHTVYAVNDGFEGLAKGQIREVGWHDVAGWLGRGGSMLGTKRTLPKTCMEKIVENVRKFNIQALLVIGGFEAYEGVLQLVEARGQYEELCIIMCVIPATISNNVPGTDFSLGSDTAVNAAMESCDRIKQSASGTKRRVFIVETMGGYCGYLSTVTGIAVGADAAYVYEDPFTIHDLKANVEHLTDKMKTDIQRGLVLRNEKCHEHYTTEFLYNLYSSEGKGIFDCRINVLGHLQQGGAPTPFDRNYGTKLGVKAVLWMSEKLQEVYRKGRVFANSADSACVIGLRKKVVAFSPVTELKKVTDFEHRLPQEQWWLNLRLMLKMLANYQISLTEYISGKMEHVTRRTLSIEKGF